The Pelmatolapia mariae isolate MD_Pm_ZW linkage group LG10_11, Pm_UMD_F_2, whole genome shotgun sequence genome includes a region encoding these proteins:
- the LOC134635337 gene encoding lipocalin-like produces the protein MASLRTLLGVVLCSLMVSSSEILPQADFDLQAMAGKWYLTGICSNAQWFVSSKANMKTGTAIIKPTEDGGLELSFSSLTSNDTCRKMENLANKTEVPGKFTYRSRYWGYVSDMRMVDVKYDEYGLTYSFNTRGNETFVVNRLYGRSLDLSAELQEKLRQLCLQTGILPENIVLLPKSEECPLA, from the exons ATGGCTTCACTTCGCACCCTTCTGGGAGTGGTACTGTGCTCCCTCATGGTTTCGTCTTCTGAAATCCTACCTCAGGCAGACTTTGATTTACAGGCG ATGGCAGGTAAGTGGTACCTGACTGGAATTTGCTCTAATGCCCAGTGGTTTGTCAGTAGCAAAGCCAATATGAAGACCGGCACGGCCATCATTAAGCCAACTGAAGATGGGGGCCTTGAGTTGTCATTCTCCAGTCTTAC TAGTAATGATACATGTCGGAAAATGGAAAATTTAGCCAACAAGACTGAGGTGCCTGGAAAATTCACATACAGAAGTCGGT aCTGGGGGTATGTGAGTGACATGCGTATGGTTGATGTGAAGTATGATGAGTACGGCCTGACCTATTCCTTCAACACCAGAGGGAATGAAACCTTTGTCGTTAACAGATTATATG GACGTAGTTTGGACCTCAGCGCTGAGTTGCAGGAGAAGCTCAGGCAGTTGTGCTTGCAGACCGGCATCCTTCCTGAAAATATTGTCCTTCTTCCTAAAAGCG AGGAGTGTCCACTTGCCTAA